The nucleotide window CTAAGGGGAAATTGTAAAAGAGTAATACAACTCTGAAGTTGTTTATTGTGTGTGGTCATTTATGGTTAATATTTTCATAGATTCAAGTATCTAAGTTGGAGATGGTACAGTCTTTCTGGAAAATGTCCCATTCAAACTTATTTTGAAAGGCCTTTTATGTGATACTACTGTACATAGTAGCCAAATTACTTGGTCCATATCTCCATTGTCAGGTATCGCTCCTTGGTTCAGATCATTCGGGACTTACGGGGTGCCAGGTCAGTGGTAAACATCCCCCACCAcgactctcctgtcctctcacccAGCACTCTGTCGCCCACGTCCTTTGAGGAGAGCCAGGGAAAAGGAAACCCAGAGCAGACACCACTGCAGAGAAATAAGAATAGGTCTGTCTCAAGACTGCCATGGAGGCAAGTGCAACAGGTATGGCTGCAACACTAAACATTTGAACATGCCACTGGAcaacaaaatgtgtggttttacCTCCCCTTTATTCTTGTCGGGACTGGGACATCCTTTCTGTGGTTGAAAATGTAGGAATACTTTATAGGGACAGTGTATTCAATGTTCACCTGGATACACTGAAATATGTGTATTTCCAGTCCACTGTACTGTTACACATCATatcaacaaagagaaagcagagagaaTCTCAGAACAAGAGTGAAgataatataaaaaatatatgttaGAGCTTGTGTGTTAACAGAACAAAGAATAATTATTGTAATCAGGATTTTAGGATTATGTTCATCCTTTTAAAGGGGAAAGAAAGTAGTATATTACGGCGAAGTATATCAAAAAACTTTTAACTCTTTATGGGTCAGAAAGCAGCCTAAGATCTTGGTCGGAGGCCATTTTATGTCTGGaatgagaacagagagagatcaggTCTAAATTCTGAAATGACCTACCTGTGGTAGGTGTGGATTTGTGATGGATTTTCATTTAATGCAAAGCACTTTAGTGATTCTGTTCAattgtgctatataaataaatgtatttacagtatTATATTCGACACACCTTAAGTATCTGCTTTGACCCAGATCTGGTTCTAACTATTCTAGCGTCCGAGGTTTATCAAGTCAGACTTGAGCTTGCTGCAGCTTATTAAGGCAGGCAAGGAGGGCGTGTTTTACAAGGCCAAGATGAACCGTGGAACTTGCAAAGGGCACGCCATGTTTACCTGCAAGATCGCCAAAGAGGGTATATTACCAACTTTGAACTTAGACAGAAACAATAATACATGATAATAATATGTACAACTGTAGATTACTGAAACATCTTAAAAATAACTTGAATTGCTCATTCTGATGTCAAAGcctcaagtctggtttagggcTACTGTTGGTTGGTCTGGTTTGACACATAGTACCCATTGTGTTCACAAGGTGTAACCCCTAAGCGCGTGGAAATGGAAGTGACGATCATGAGGAAACTGGTGCACCACAAGAATGTCCTCCAACTGCTGGACTGGAACTCTACCGAGGGTGAGAAAGATGAGACATCTTTTACTTTGCATGTCAGAGTTCTCTCTGCATTCATGAATATGGCTGACACTACATCATAGAATTGATTCTATTCTATAAAACTGTCTCAATCTTGATTGTTTATGTactcagaatgtgtgtgtgtcatagttTTGTCATGTTATTCCAGAGCCCTATGTGTTGATCATGGAGTACGTGAGCTATGGGACCCTGCGTAGCTTCTTACAGACCCACAAAGAGAGACTGAACTCTGACCCCGAGCTGCAGAGCCTACTCACCATTACCTCCTATCACATTGCGTTAGCCATGGAACACCTACGCTCCAAAATGGTGCCCCAGTTATACCCTCCacactcacgcgcacacacttaTTTCTCATAATACCTATCTGCCATCTAGGACTAGCACTCACAAAGGGAGGCCCATGCAGTCATACAGTTCCACAGATATAAGGAAAGACAGATTAAGTATGTGTTCCAGGTGGTGCACTGTGACCTGGCCCTGAGAAACATCATGGTGGGCAAGTTCCCCTGGGAGGTGAAGGTGGCTGAGTTCGGTCTGGCCAGAGACCTGACCCGTATGAGGAGCCGACACAGCAGCCACGGAAAAATGTCACGGGTCAGAGAATATGTCACATATCCATATAGTACTCTATGCTATATGATGATCTCTGTTTGTTCAATCTGTTAACACTTTATCCAGTTTAACAGGTGTTCTATATTTATGGTTCTGACTCCAGAACTGTTTCCATAGGATATCTATTGTGCTGACTGACTTTACCATATCTGTGTAGGAGCGTGTACCCTTGCGCTGGTACCCCCCTGAGTATTTTCGAAACCACTACTATAGCTTCAAGGGAGACGTGTGGGCATTTGGCATTGTGATGTGGGAGATGCAGACATTTGGTGAGTTTATAACATTGGCTGCAAAATGGCCACCACCATTTTTGAACAAATGACAAACTAAGATGAAGTTATTATATTTTCATCATATCTTATTATCTTTAGGCACCTTGCCCTACCCAAATCTGGAGACTTCAGAGTCGGTGGTGTATTACATATGTGCAGGACATAAGAACACACAGCCTGATGGCTGTAGGCCAGAAATGTGAGTGCCATGAATAGGCTGGAGAAGCAGCAACCACTAAACAAACAGTAAACCATGCTAAGGTTGGTTTTCTGTTCAGTAATAGAATGTGCTATAAAGTAAACACAGCTAATGATCAGGTGATATACTTCATACAGTTTATGTGCTAGTATATACATTTGTTAATAAGGGGATGTCTAGGCTGATTATTTCTCCCACATGGTTATTCTGGTATTGTAACCCTCTAATGGAAACACTCCAGACTCCAGATAATGCATGACTGTTGGTTGGAACCCTACACATCCAGACCCTCCTTCACAGACATTGTTAGAATCCTGGAGGACATTATGGAAAATGATTCAGTAAgcgtccatccatctctctgtacTGCACAATTACTTGGAGCATACTGGTATTCTACGGCAAATAACAAAATATTGATGAGGAATAATCTCCGTTTTATGACACCCTGTCCCACCCTGGTGTAGTCACCGTTTAAATTTCCCTCTTCATTGCAGGATTACGTGGATGTAGAAAACCCAACACTTTCGTCGACGACAGAGACTGACAACCACCAATGTGTGTTATTGGAATTGAATGAAGCAATTGTTTAACTAAAGGAAACCTTTTCAGAGAGCAGTCAGTAGGCTAAATGATAATTGATGTCTGTCAAAGGCTGTTAGAGAAAATGCTATTTGGATGTAAATGTTGATTGCCTCCAACTAGAAATGGTGCCATTGTCTCCTGTATTTGAGGAATTGCGGTTGGTCTAATAGGAAGAAAATGGAAATGACAATGACAGAAGTGTAAACTCATAATAACATTATTATTGAGAAACATCCTATCTGAAAATAAATCCAGGAAATATTTAAAGACGGAAAGCTTAGATATAATGTGTACAAAAAGGTTGGCTAGtttatttaattaaataaatgtacttaattaattcatttatcaatcatcaatatatttaaatgtattgttcACGATCTTATCAATAGTTTTGTGTAGCACGTAGTATTTAGGtcgtaaaataaaatattaaaatgaGTCTACTTTAGTAGTTGTATCTGCAGATCTGTCAAGTTCAAATTCCAAGTTTATTTGCCAAGACGGAAGCCTTCTACGTACATGGCCTACCCGCCCTTTTCCTGGATCAACCGAGAATAGGACCAATACAATCACACCATATGACATGTGGTACAACGACACAGCCAATAGCGTTGCTTTGTATTTCATTCCTGTCAGATTTCCATTTTCCATTCTAATTTCAAGTTTGTAAATCACGAAAGACAATATGGGTATTCTTCGCATATTAGagattatatttttcttttatttcGCTTCTCACATTCCTATCACAATCTTCATAGATTTCCAAGCATTGCTGCCGACCCATGTGTATCCTCAAGCGGTAGGTGTTTGACGTCTCTTGTAATTGCGATGTGATTAGGCTAGTTGTAGTGCAACGTGGGTCTACAGCTGGCCTCAAATTGTGTCTCCTGGCTGGAACGTtgaataggctacatatatatatatatatatatatatatatatatatatatataaagaaaacacaacagttaTCTCACTGGGGTCATATTGTTTAAAGTTTAGAatgtattattatatatttttcttttacagttGAAAGATCTGCTGACATGGTATGCAAATGATTTTAAAGACCCCATGATGTTGGATCCCCCCGTCTGGTTTAAATCTTTCATCTTCTGCGAGGCGTTGGTGCAAACACCTTTCTTTCCCGTTGCTGCCTATGCTTTCTGGAAAGGTCGGTTCATGACTTCAATACAAAACCCTTTGTTTATCATatagagaaagaagaaagaaatcctgaaacatagaaaGAAATTGTGTTGCAACTAGACCCTTGCTTTTGAACATGTTTTGTAGGAAAGCCCTACTGTTCCCTCTGGTGGATGTTAGTCTCAGGTGCATTATGTGTACACTATTTACCCGAGTGTGTTTTATAGgtacaaatacaattttattTGAGAATGACCAGTTTCAT belongs to Hypomesus transpacificus isolate Combined female chromosome 15, fHypTra1, whole genome shotgun sequence and includes:
- the si:ch211-167j9.5 gene encoding fibroblast growth factor receptor homolog 1, which translates into the protein MTHSNNCTSPTSNMETLGITHYILIGVSTITILTLIVIGILWFRKYRSLVQIIRDLRGARSVVNIPHHDSPVLSPSTLSPTSFEESQGKGNPEQTPLQRNKNRSVSRLPWRQVQQRPRFIKSDLSLLQLIKAGKEGVFYKAKMNRGTCKGHAMFTCKIAKEGVTPKRVEMEVTIMRKLVHHKNVLQLLDWNSTEEPYVLIMEYVSYGTLRSFLQTHKERLNSDPELQSLLTITSYHIALAMEHLRSKMVVHCDLALRNIMVGKFPWEVKVAEFGLARDLTRMRSRHSSHGKMSRERVPLRWYPPEYFRNHYYSFKGDVWAFGIVMWEMQTFGTLPYPNLETSESVVYYICAGHKNTQPDGCRPEILQIMHDCWLEPYTSRPSFTDIVRILEDIMENDSDYVDVENPTLSSTTETDNHQCVLLELNEAIV